The window CTGGCGGACTTTTAGTTTGAGCTCCCACAAAACCCGGTTGTCAGCTTCCCTGGCCATACGCGCCCCCGGCCTCCTTGGAAACATTATTTACCGCGGGGCAAAAAAAAATGAAACCTGCTCTGACTGGCTTCTCCAAAACCGCAAACCCCCGGTTGTTCACATGAACGAGATGAACGAGACTCATCTCCGGAAGAAGAACTGTTTGCGCAATCGATGGGAAGATGTCCAAGGGAATGGGGCGGTACGCGGTGCTGATCTTAGTTGTTCAGGCTGCTGATCGGCGCGGGAATCCGCCCGCCCCGGTGCACGAACTTGGCGGCCCCGAAATGGTTGACTTCCATTATCGGCGTCCGTCCCAGAAGGCCGCCGAATTCCACAAACTCCCCCGCTCTTTTTCCGGGCACAGGGATCAGCCGCACCGCCGTGGTCTTGTGGTTCACTACCCCGATGGTGATCTCATCGGCGATCAGGGCGGCGATGGTTTCCGCCGAGGTGTCTCCCGGCAGGGCGACCATATCGATCCCGACGGAACACACCGCGGTCATCGCTTCCAGCTTGTCCAGGCCCAAAGCCCCCGCCGCCACGGCCCGGATCATCCCGGCGTCTTCGCTGACCGGGATAAAAGCCCCCGAAAGGCCGCCGACGCGGGACGAGGCCATGGCTCCACCCTTCTTGACGGCGTCGTTCAAAAGGGCCAGCGCCGCCGTGGTGCCGGGGGCGCCGCAGGCTTCCACGCCCAGAGCCTCAATGATCTCGGCCACGCTGTCCCCCACGGCCGGGGTCGGCGCCAGCGAAAGGTCCACGATGCCGAAGGGCACCCCGAGTCGCTTTGCTGTCTCCCGGCCCACCAACTCCCCCATGCGGGTGATCTTGAAGGCCGTCTTTTTGATCTCCTCGGCCAGCGCACCCAGGTCGGCGTCCGGCAGCCGGGCCACCGCGTTCTTGACCACGCCCGGTCCGCTCACCCCCACGTTGATCACGCACTCCGGCTCCCCGACCCCGTGGAAAGCCCCGGCCATGAAGGGGTTGTCCTCAGGCGCGTTGGCGAACACCACAAGCTTGGCGCACCCGATCGCACTGCGGTCGGCCGTGCGGGCCGCCGTTTCTTTGATGACCGCTCCCATCAGCCGGACGGCGTCCATGTTGATCCCGGCCTTGCTGGTGGCCACGTTCACCGAGGCGCACACCCTTTCGGTAGCAGCCAACGCCTCCGGGAGGGACGCGATCAGCTCCCGGTCGCCCCGGGTGAAGCCCTTGTGGACCAAGGTGGAATAGCCGCCGATGAAGTTCACCCCGACTTCCGCCGCCGCCCGGTCCAGGGTCCGGGCCAGGGCCAGGCAGCCGTCTCTACCCATCTCCCCGATGATCAGGGCCACAGGGGTGACCGCGATCCGCTTGTTCACGATCGGGATCCCGTACTCCCGCTCGATCTCGTTTCCGATCTCCACCAGCCGCCCGGCGAGGCGCGTGACCTTGCGGTGCACCTTGTCACAGACTGCCACCGGATCGGAGGCGGCACAGTCCAGCAGGCTGACACCCATCGTAATGGTGCGGATGTCCAGGTTTTCCTCCTGGATCATTTTAATGGTCTGGATGATCTCGTCCACACCCAACATTTGCATCACTTCCTTAAAAAAATGCAGCCTAGCGCACGCCGCCGGTCGACCGGCCGGTCTGCGAAGTCTTCTAGATGCGGTGCATGTAAGTGAAGGCGTCCTCGTGCTGGGCGTCGATCCGCACGCCGAGTTCCCGCCCTTTTTCCGCAAGCCGCCCCTTGAGTGTGCTCAGGTCGACCTTGCTACCGCGCATGTCGGCCACCATGATCATCACCAGGAACTCTTGCAGGATGGTCTGACTGATATCCAGGATGTTCACGTTGTTGTCGGCCAGCACCTGGGCCACGCCCGCGATGATCCCCACCCGGTCCGTGCCGATCACGGTCACGATAATGCGGTTTGTGCCGGACATCTTCCCACGTCCCCTCCTAAACACAGGTGCCCGCCCGCGATCCCGCCGGATGCGGCCGGGCACAAACAATGCTCAAGCCTTCAGGGCGCCCATCTCCCGGATCAGGCCCGGGCGCCCGCCGGTCTTTTTGACCGCGGCAGCCGCTTCCTTAAGTCCAGCCATACCGGGCCGGCAATGAAAATCGAGGACCAGGTACCGCTTACCACACCGATCATCAGGGCCAGGACAAACGCTTTCAGCGTCGCGCCGCCCAGGAAGAACAGCGCGAGCAGCATGAACATCACGGTCACCGAGGTGTTGATCGAACGCGCCATGGTGTCCCACAGGCTCCGGTTGACGACGTCCTCCAGGGGCTCGGTCTTCTTGGCGGCCTTGGCGTTTTCACGGATCCGGTCAAAGATCACGATGGTGGCGTTGATGGAGTAACCGAGAATGGTCAGGACCGCCGCCACAAAGGCGCTGTCCACCTGGATCCAGAATAGCGAGAATATGCCGATCGTGATCAGGGCGTCGTGCAGAAGCGCCACAATAGCGGCAAGACCCTGTTTGAATTCAAAGCGCCAGGAAATGTAGACCACAATGGCAACGGCGGCCGCCAACAGCGCCAGGATCGCTCTCTGCGCCAGTTCCTTACCGATCACCGGGCCGACCGCCTCGTTCCGGAGCACGGTCAGGGTCCCGACCTCCTTACCCAGGGATTCGATCATCGCCTGGTTCTGGGTCTCGGTGATGACACCGGTGCGGATAAGCACCTGTCGGTCCCCGCTGAGCTGGATGACGCTCCGTTCCAGGCCGTGCCCGGTCAGCACCGCGCGCACCTCCTGGACGCTCACCTGCTTCTGGAATTGAACCTCTACCAGGCTGCCGCCCGTGAAGTCGATCCCCAGGTTCAAACCCCGGAACAGCAGGGAGATGATCCCCGGGACGATGATCAGCAGCGAAATCAGGTACCAGTACTTGCGTTGCCTTACGAAGTGAAACACTACCGCTCCCCCTTCAAATTCCTAACCCGTCCAAATCAGGCGGTCTCCCGTCTCAATTCCCCTGAAACCGCCCCCGGCGGCTTCTTTTCCTTCCAACTTCCGGCCTCCAACCTCTATTTCAGGTACAGACGGGGACTGTTGACCATCCCACTACCCGCGAGCAGATGAAGCATCCATTTGGTGAGCACCAGGCCGGTGAACATGCTGATCAGGATGCCGATGCCGAGGGTCAGCGCGAACCCTTTGATCATTACCGGTGCGAACACGTAAAGAATCACGGCCGCAATCAGGGTGGTGACGTTCGCGTCCAGAATGGCCACGAAGGCCCGTTTGAAACCGGCATCCACCGCCGAGCGTAATGAGCGGCCGGTGCGTAATTCCTCTTTGAGACGTTCAAAGATGATGATGTTGGCGTCGATGGCGATCCCCAGCGAGAGCAGGAACCCGAAAATCCCGGCCAAAGTCAGCGTGGCGTTGAACGCCGCCAGCACCAGCAGGACCAGGGTGGCGTACACCACCAGGGAAACGGCGGACACCAGTCCGGGCAGGCGGTAGTACAGCACCATGAACAGCAGGATGGCGCCGAAACCGATCGCCCCGGCGGTGACCGAACGCTCCAGGGAATCCGCCCCCAATTGCGGGCCAACGGTGCGCTTCTCCATGATGTCCAGCTTGACCGGCAGGGCGCCGGAACGCAACAGGACGGCGACCCGGTTCGCCTCCTGCAGGGACTCGTATCCGGTGATCACGGCCTTGCCGTCCGGGATGGGTTGCTTGATTTCCGGGTTTTGCAGCATGTGCCCGTCCAGGTAAATGCCCAAGCGCCGGCCCACGTGGGCCGCCGTCACTTCCGCAAAGGTTTTCGCCCCTTCCGGGTTCCAGGTCAGGTTCACTTCGGGTTCCCTGGTGTTCGGGTTAATCGCTTCCCGGGCATCGGACAGGTCGGCCCCGGTCAAGACCGTAGTGCCGTCCTCGGTCCGGAACTCCAGGTAGGCCGGACGGATCAGGTCGCGGACCACGGCGTCGGGATCGTCGACCCCGGCGATTTCCACGATGATCCGGTTTGTACCCTGCTGCTGGATCACCGGTTCGGTCACCCCGAACTGGTTGATTCGTTCCTCAAGCATCCCGATCGACCGCTGTACCGCGTCCGGAGTTGCTTTTGCGTCCTCGGTGTCCACCGCTTCGAGGACCACGTGCACCCCGCCGCGCAAATCCAGACCCAGGTTGATGTCCTGGGTCAGGGGCAGCCACGGCACGCCCGCCACCGGGTAAAAGGAGACCAGCGAAACGGCGGCCGCAACTACAAGAATCACGGCGACCTTAAGTAAATTACCCAACCTCAATTTCAGCTTCTCCCCCTACAACAGTTTGGCACCGTTGATCACCAGTTCGAAATTTGAGTTCAAGAAGTTTGCGGCCCGGCGGCACAGGGCCATCCGGGTCAGAAAAATTTCGAAGTACTCCATTACCGGGCAGATTTCGATGTCGATGGTCAGTTCCAGGGTAACCGCCCGCCGGTCCTCGTGCACCCACAGAAAGGAATGCTCCACCGCGTAGTTGACCCGGTCGTGAATGTCAAAGGTGGCGATGTCCGGATTCCGTACCCGGGAGCGGTGCACGTCCGACTTGTCGGCCAGGATCAGGGCGGCGGCCACCGTATTCACGGGCTGCCCGTATTCTTCCTCATGGTTGGCGATCGCCGAGATCACTTTCGCCATCTCATCGGGTTCCATGCCCATCTTCTCCAGCACCCGAAAGGCGATCAGGGCCCCCGAGATCCCGTGCTGGCTCCGGCTTACCACGTTACCAACGTCGTGCAGGTATCCGGCGATCGCCGCCAATTCGGCCTCCCGCCCCGGATAGCCCAATCGTTCCAAGATATTCCGGGCAATGCTGGACACCAGGTTGACGTGGCGGTAGCTGTGTTCGGTAAAGCCCATTACACCCAGGTACTTGTTACCGTTGCGTATGAAGCTGTCGATGACCGGGTTGGCTTTGACCTCCTGCAGCGTAATCAACCCACGGTCCCCCTAAGCCGGCCCCTTAAGTATTCTCGTTCCTGCGCACCTGGGCGATGGCGGTCTTCAGAAACTCGATCTTGACATTCTCGGCGACTTTTAGAATCACGGTATCTTCCTTAAGCTTTACGATGACGCCGTAGATGCCCCCGACGGTAATCACCGGATCGTTGACCTTAAGGCTCTTGATCATCTCCATGTGCTTCTTCTGGCGCACCTGCTGAGGTCTAATCAAGAGAAAGTATAGAAGGGCAAAAAGCCCGATAATGTAAAGGACCGAAATCATTTCCCCGCTCATAACCGGCCTCCTTTCTCTTTTTACAGAATTGTTCGCTTGAACCGGTTGTTTTCCTGTCTAAATCCTATGTAGTTTTACTATAAATTCAGGCCGGTGTCAAACAAGCTGCCAGGAATTGCTCTTTCAGGGAATGAAACCGGTCTTCGGCGATCGCTTCCCTGATCCGGCGGGCCAGGTCCAGGAGAAAGTGGAGGTTGTGGATGGTGGTCAGCCTGATCCCCAACACTTCGCCCGCCCTGAGCAGGTGGTGAACGTAAGCCCGGGAGAAGTGCCGGCAGGTGTAGCAGGTGCAGCCCGGGTCCAGCGGGCCGAAATCGCGGGCGTTGGGCGCGTTCCGCACCACCAGGCGGCCGGTGTGCGTGAATACCGCCCCGTGGCGGGCCATGCGGGTGGGGAGCACGCAGTCGAACATGTCCACCCCACGGGCGATCCCCTCGAACAGGCAGTCCGGGGAGCCGACCCCCATCAGGTAGCGCGGCCGGTCTTCGGGAATCAGCGGGATCACCCACTCCAGGGCCTCGTACATCAGCGGCTTGGGTTCACCCACCGAAAGCCCGCCGATCCCGTACCCCGGGAAATCCAGATCAACCAGGGCGCGGGTGCTTTCTTCCCGCAGGTCCCGGTAGACCGATCCCTGGATGATCCCGAATAGCGCGGTGGCGCCATCGCTGTTCCAGGCCGCACGGGCGCGGGCCGCCCAGCGCGTGGTCCGCTCGGTCGCGGTCCGGGCGTCCTTGTAGGAACACGGGTACGGGGCGCACTCGTCCAGAACCATCGCGATGTCGGAGCCCAGGGCCTCCTGCACGGCGACCACCTTTTCCGGGGTGAAAAAGTGCCGGGAACCGTCGATGTGCGACCGGAATTCCACCCCCTCGTCGCTGAGCTTCCGGAGCGGAGCAAGACTGAACACCTGAAATCCGCCGCTATCGGTCAGGATGGGCCCGTTCCAGTGCATGAACCGGTGCAGCCCCCCCGCCTCACGGACGAGTTCGTGACCCGGGCGTAGGTACAGGTGGTAGGTATTGCTCAGGATGATCCGGGCCCCGAGGTCGCGCACCTCTTCCGGGGTCATCGTCTTGACCGTGGCCTGGGTGCCGACCGGCATGAACACTGGGGTCTCCACCACGCCGTGGGGCGTGGTCAGCCTCCCGAGGCGTGCCCTGGTCCGCGAATCCTGTTTCAAAACCTCAAACAGTATACCCATCAAACCACCTCAAAAAGGGGCCTGGCCCCTTTGGTGGCAGCCTGTTGATGTTGTCTTCAACCGGTGCGCCCTACCGCCGGAAAAAGAGGTTCAGCACCAGGGTGAGAATGATGCTGAGCAGGATGGCGGTGGCCAGAGGGAAATACAGGGTAAAGTTGCCCCGCTGAATCAGAATGTCGCCCGGCAGCCGCCCGATGCCCAGTATTTTCCCCCCAAAGTACAGAAGCGCCCCCAGGACAACGATCAAGACGCCCACGATGATGAGTGTTCTCCCGAACCACTCCAAGATGTCCATTACCTCCGTTCCCCCTTACTGCGGCGTTCATGTCTATCCCGCTCGCTGAATACACACCCGCAGTACTGTTGGCGGTACAGGCCCAACTCCCGGGAGCGGCTGACGGCCTTCCGGAAACCCAGCCGAAAGTCCTCATAGTGAAACGATATGCCGTACTCGACTGCGGCGGCCATTCCCGCCTGCCGAACCAGATCGTGCTTTTGAAAAGGACTAACTAACAACGTGGTCGAAAAGGCCGCAAACCGGCCCCGCACCGCCACCCGCGCCGTCTGCCGCAACCGCTGGGTGAAGCAGAACCGGCAGCGATCCCCCTCCCGGTACACAACCTCGCGGAAGTATTGCTCGAGCGAGTAGTCCGGCGCGAAAATCACCGGCCAGTCCTCCCCCCGGGCGAAACTGGCCAGGGCCTCCCGGCGGCGCAGGTACTCCGCGTACGGGTGAATGTTCGGATTGAAGAAGTAACCGTGCGGCTCGAACCCCTGCTCCCGCAGCCGCTCGAGCGGGTAGATAGCGCACGGCCCGCAGCAAACGTGGAGCAGCATCTTCCGGTCCCCGTGCTCCGCCATAGCGCATCACCCCGCTACCAGATGGTCTCCTGACCGGCGCTCGCCGGTTGCGGGCTCCCCATGTGCCGGTAGGCTAGCGGGGTGGCCACCCGGCCCCGGGAAGTGCGTGTGATGAGACCGGACTGCAGGAGGTATGGCTCGTACACGTCCTCCAGGTTCGCCGCCTCCTCGCCTGTGGCCGCCGCCAGAGTGTCCAGTCCGACCGGACCGCCGCCGAACTTCTCGATCAGCACCGCCAGTAGGTGTCGGTCGGTGTTGTCCAGACCCAACTCGTCAATCCCCAAAAACTCCAGGGCCTCCACCGCATTGTCGGCGGTGATTACGCCCTGGGCCCGAACCTGCACGTAATCCCGCACCCGCTTCAACAGCCGGTTCGCCACCCGCGGTGTCCCCCGGGCCCGGCGGGCGATCAGGGCCGCCCCCGCGGGCTCGATGTCGACCCGGATGATGCCTGCGCCCCGGATTACTATGGCCAGGAGGTCCTCCGGGCTGTAAAATTCCAGCCGGCTGACCACCCCGAAGCGGTCCCGCAGCGGCGACGTCAGGTGCCCCGCCCTGGTGGTCGCACCCACCAGCGTGAACCGCGGCAGGTTGAGGCGGAGCGAGCGCGCTCCGGGACCCTTTCCGATTACTATATCCAGGGCGAAGTCTTCCATCCCCGGGTAGAGGATTTCCTCCACCGTCCTGGACAGGCGGTGCACCTCGTCGATAAACAGGATGTCGCCCGGACCCAGGTTGGTCAGAATCGCCGCCAGATCCCCCGGCCGTTCGATCGCCGGCCCGGACGTGACCCGGATGTTGCCACCCATCTCCCGCGCAATGATGTGCGCCAGGGTGGTTTTCCCCAGTCCCGGCGGCCCGTAAAGCAACACGTGGTCCAGAGCCTCGCCCCGGCGCCGGGCGGCCTCAATGCACAGGGCCAGCGTCTCCCGGACCCGGGCCTGGCCGATGAACTCGTCCAGGTAGCGGGGACGCAGGGTAACCTCGTCAACGTCTTCCACCTTCAGACCGGGCGCCACAATTCTCTGATCCAACATCTTCTCCCCCATCACTACTGTGAACCCATTATCCGCAGGGCCGCGTGGACCAGGCCCGCGGCATCCAGTTTACGGTCGGGTAGGCGGTTCAAAGCTTCCCGGGCCTCCCGCGGCGTGTAGCCCAGGCTGATCAGAGCCGCCAGGGCTTCGTTTTCCGCCCGACCCGCTAGCACGGGTACCCCGTCGGACGCGGGCAACTCCGCGCTCACTGCCACTTGCTGTTTTTCGAGGCGGTCCCGGAGTTCGACCATGATGCGGCGAGCAGACTTGACGCCGATTCCCGGCACGGTGGTCAGAATACCGGTGT is drawn from Candidatus Desulforudis audaxviator MP104C and contains these coding sequences:
- a CDS encoding PFL family protein; this encodes MLGVDEIIQTIKMIQEENLDIRTITMGVSLLDCAASDPVAVCDKVHRKVTRLAGRLVEIGNEIEREYGIPIVNKRIAVTPVALIIGEMGRDGCLALARTLDRAAAEVGVNFIGGYSTLVHKGFTRGDRELIASLPEALAATERVCASVNVATSKAGINMDAVRLMGAVIKETAARTADRSAIGCAKLVVFANAPEDNPFMAGAFHGVGEPECVINVGVSGPGVVKNAVARLPDADLGALAEEIKKTAFKITRMGELVGRETAKRLGVPFGIVDLSLAPTPAVGDSVAEIIEALGVEACGAPGTTAALALLNDAVKKGGAMASSRVGGLSGAFIPVSEDAGMIRAVAAGALGLDKLEAMTAVCSVGIDMVALPGDTSAETIAALIADEITIGVVNHKTTAVRLIPVPGKRAGEFVEFGGLLGRTPIMEVNHFGAAKFVHRGGRIPAPISSLNN
- a CDS encoding ACT domain-containing protein, yielding MSGTNRIIVTVIGTDRVGIIAGVAQVLADNNVNILDISQTILQEFLVMIMVADMRGSKVDLSTLKGRLAEKGRELGVRIDAQHEDAFTYMHRI
- the secF gene encoding protein translocase subunit SecF, whose translation is MFHFVRQRKYWYLISLLIIVPGIISLLFRGLNLGIDFTGGSLVEVQFQKQVSVQEVRAVLTGHGLERSVIQLSGDRQVLIRTGVITETQNQAMIESLGKEVGTLTVLRNEAVGPVIGKELAQRAILALLAAAVAIVVYISWRFEFKQGLAAIVALLHDALITIGIFSLFWIQVDSAFVAAVLTILGYSINATIVIFDRIRENAKAAKKTEPLEDVVNRSLWDTMARSINTSVTVMFMLLALFFLGGATLKAFVLALMIGVVSGTWSSIFIAGPVWLDLRKRLPRSKRPAGARA
- the secD gene encoding protein translocase subunit SecD gives rise to the protein MRLGNLLKVAVILVVAAAVSLVSFYPVAGVPWLPLTQDINLGLDLRGGVHVVLEAVDTEDAKATPDAVQRSIGMLEERINQFGVTEPVIQQQGTNRIIVEIAGVDDPDAVVRDLIRPAYLEFRTEDGTTVLTGADLSDAREAINPNTREPEVNLTWNPEGAKTFAEVTAAHVGRRLGIYLDGHMLQNPEIKQPIPDGKAVITGYESLQEANRVAVLLRSGALPVKLDIMEKRTVGPQLGADSLERSVTAGAIGFGAILLFMVLYYRLPGLVSAVSLVVYATLVLLVLAAFNATLTLAGIFGFLLSLGIAIDANIIIFERLKEELRTGRSLRSAVDAGFKRAFVAILDANVTTLIAAVILYVFAPVMIKGFALTLGIGILISMFTGLVLTKWMLHLLAGSGMVNSPRLYLK
- a CDS encoding HD domain-containing protein, yielding MITLQEVKANPVIDSFIRNGNKYLGVMGFTEHSYRHVNLVSSIARNILERLGYPGREAELAAIAGYLHDVGNVVSRSQHGISGALIAFRVLEKMGMEPDEMAKVISAIANHEEEYGQPVNTVAAALILADKSDVHRSRVRNPDIATFDIHDRVNYAVEHSFLWVHEDRRAVTLELTIDIEICPVMEYFEIFLTRMALCRRAANFLNSNFELVINGAKLL
- the yajC gene encoding preprotein translocase subunit YajC, whose protein sequence is MSGEMISVLYIIGLFALLYFLLIRPQQVRQKKHMEMIKSLKVNDPVITVGGIYGVIVKLKEDTVILKVAENVKIEFLKTAIAQVRRNENT
- a CDS encoding DUF2905 domain-containing protein, which encodes MDILEWFGRTLIIVGVLIVVLGALLYFGGKILGIGRLPGDILIQRGNFTLYFPLATAILLSIILTLVLNLFFRR
- a CDS encoding epoxyqueuosine reductase QueH, which gives rise to MAEHGDRKMLLHVCCGPCAIYPLERLREQGFEPHGYFFNPNIHPYAEYLRRREALASFARGEDWPVIFAPDYSLEQYFREVVYREGDRCRFCFTQRLRQTARVAVRGRFAAFSTTLLVSPFQKHDLVRQAGMAAAVEYGISFHYEDFRLGFRKAVSRSRELGLYRQQYCGCVFSERDRHERRSKGERR